A genomic window from Candidatus Kouleothrix ribensis includes:
- a CDS encoding methyltransferase domain-containing protein has protein sequence MPNLPELVLADGRIDWEALFQIYEFDQYREYANELTRNEADFIETALGLSEGAALLDVACGGGRHALELARRGYSVEGVDSSATLVAYATRCAYEQATRARFVRGDMRALDYQQQFDAALVMNSSLGFFDDPTNRATLGRIAQALVDGGKLLLQCLNPYQIERYLQGFRSGWHQIGGGYLLREAHFVPRSATLAIGYRFVMPSRQLDTQHPGDRIRLYGYPELATMLAAAGLRPLAVFGDAVMPAVPFEEASLWQVLVAEKARG, from the coding sequence ATGCCAAACCTGCCCGAGCTAGTGCTGGCCGACGGCCGTATCGACTGGGAGGCGCTGTTCCAGATCTATGAGTTCGACCAGTACCGCGAGTACGCCAATGAGCTGACCCGCAACGAGGCCGACTTCATCGAGACGGCGCTTGGCCTGAGCGAGGGCGCGGCGCTGTTGGATGTGGCCTGCGGCGGCGGGCGGCACGCGCTCGAGCTGGCCCGTCGCGGCTACTCGGTCGAGGGCGTCGATAGCAGCGCGACGCTGGTGGCCTACGCCACGCGCTGCGCCTACGAGCAGGCCACACGCGCGCGCTTCGTGCGCGGCGACATGCGCGCGCTCGACTACCAGCAGCAGTTTGATGCCGCGCTGGTGATGAACAGCAGCCTGGGCTTCTTCGACGACCCAACCAACCGCGCGACGCTCGGCCGGATCGCGCAGGCGCTGGTCGATGGCGGCAAGCTGCTGCTGCAGTGCCTGAACCCCTACCAGATCGAGCGCTATCTGCAGGGCTTTCGCAGCGGCTGGCACCAGATCGGCGGCGGCTACCTGCTGCGCGAGGCCCACTTCGTGCCGCGCTCGGCCACGCTGGCGATCGGCTACCGCTTTGTGATGCCCAGCCGCCAGCTCGACACGCAACACCCCGGCGATCGGATTCGCCTGTATGGCTACCCCGAGCTGGCCACCATGCTGGCTGCGGCCGGCCTGCGCCCGCTGGCGGTGTTCGGCGACGCAGTGATGCCGGCGGTGCCGTTCGAGGAAGCCAGCCTGTGGCAGGTGCTGGTGGCCGAGAAAGCGCGCGGGTAG
- a CDS encoding inositol-3-phosphate synthase, translating to MSKKVRVAIIGVGNCASSLVQGIEFYRNASETEAVPGLMHVNLGGYHINDIEFSAAFDVVDTKVGLDLSEAIFADPNNTIKFADVPNLNVRVDRGMTHDGIGKYLSSRVKKARGSTVDMVKILKETGTDVVVSYLPVGSEMATKWYVEQVLEAGCGFVNCIPVFIASQPYWAKRFADKGLPIIGDDIKSQVGATITHRMLANLFRERGVKLDRTYQLNFGGNMDFYNMLERERLESKKISKTGAVTSQLDYQLPADDVHVGPSDYVPWLTDRKWAYIRLEGTTFGNVPLNVEVKLEVWDSPNSAGVVIDAVRCLKLAMDRGISGPLFGPSAYLMKTPPKQYTDDIARQMTDAFIGGEAAPATIEGLAPKVPVSKK from the coding sequence ATGAGTAAGAAAGTTCGTGTCGCGATCATCGGCGTCGGAAACTGCGCGTCGTCGCTGGTACAGGGGATCGAGTTTTATCGCAACGCCTCCGAGACCGAGGCGGTGCCAGGCCTGATGCATGTGAACCTGGGCGGCTATCACATCAACGATATCGAGTTCTCAGCCGCCTTCGACGTAGTCGATACAAAAGTCGGGCTGGATCTGTCGGAGGCGATCTTCGCCGACCCGAACAACACGATCAAGTTCGCCGATGTGCCCAACCTGAACGTGCGCGTCGACCGCGGCATGACCCACGACGGCATCGGCAAGTACCTCAGCTCGCGCGTGAAGAAGGCGCGCGGCTCGACTGTCGATATGGTCAAGATCCTCAAGGAGACCGGCACCGACGTTGTCGTAAGCTATCTGCCGGTCGGCTCGGAGATGGCCACCAAGTGGTATGTCGAGCAGGTGCTCGAGGCCGGCTGCGGCTTTGTGAACTGCATCCCGGTGTTCATTGCCTCGCAGCCCTACTGGGCCAAGCGCTTCGCCGACAAGGGCCTGCCGATCATTGGCGACGACATCAAGAGCCAGGTCGGCGCGACGATCACCCACCGTATGCTGGCGAACCTGTTCCGCGAGCGCGGCGTTAAGCTCGATCGCACCTACCAGCTGAACTTCGGCGGCAATATGGATTTCTACAACATGCTCGAGCGCGAGCGGCTCGAGTCGAAGAAGATCTCGAAGACCGGCGCGGTGACCAGCCAGCTCGACTACCAGCTGCCGGCCGATGATGTACACGTCGGCCCGAGCGACTACGTGCCGTGGCTGACCGACCGCAAGTGGGCCTACATCCGGCTCGAGGGCACCACCTTCGGCAATGTCCCGCTGAATGTCGAGGTCAAGCTCGAGGTGTGGGACAGCCCGAACAGCGCGGGTGTGGTGATCGACGCGGTGCGCTGCCTCAAGCTGGCCATGGATCGCGGCATCAGCGGCCCGCTGTTCGGCCCATCGGCCTACCTGATGAAGACGCCGCCCAAGCAGTACACCGACGACATCGCGCGCCAGATGACCGACGCATTCATTGGTGGCGAGGCTGCCCCGGCCACGATCGAGGGCCTGGCGCCCAAGGTGCCGGTGAGCAAGAAATAA
- the mnmE gene encoding tRNA uridine-5-carboxymethylaminomethyl(34) synthesis GTPase MnmE, with amino-acid sequence MIYDDTIAAIATPPGEGGIGVVRISGPAAPAILALLFRPARAGAWRPFRMRYGHVAGPAGRALDEALAVYMRAPRSYTGEDVAEISCHGGPLVLSRVLALALAAGARAAEPGEFTMRAFVHGRIDLAQAEATLDIIRAKTDTALALAQAQLGGWLSGELRRVRTLLLGPLAYWTALVDFPEDEVEPQPLEQPLAAALADLERLLAGAEQGIVYRQGARVVLVGRPNAGKSSLLNALLRTDRAIVTPIPGTTRDTLEEIANLHGIPLVLIDTAGITASSDPVEQLGVARSRAALAAADLALLVIDASAPATPEDAEIAALVAAKPTILVLNKIDLLADDPETHRPGQQQHGQAAHAGLPAHAQLAATIATSAVSGAGLDALAQAVAAALLGGAPLSGERLVSNPRHRDALARAAGHVRDGLAGYRSGVPADLLTVDLTAALAAIGEITGDGIHDDLLATIFSTFCIGK; translated from the coding sequence ATGATATACGATGATACGATCGCAGCGATTGCCACGCCACCAGGCGAGGGCGGTATCGGGGTTGTGCGCATCAGCGGGCCGGCCGCGCCGGCGATCCTCGCGCTGCTGTTCAGGCCGGCGCGCGCGGGGGCCTGGCGGCCGTTTCGTATGCGCTACGGCCACGTAGCCGGGCCGGCCGGCCGGGCGCTCGACGAGGCGCTGGCCGTGTATATGCGCGCGCCGCGCAGCTACACCGGCGAGGATGTGGCCGAGATCTCGTGCCACGGCGGGCCGCTGGTGCTGAGCCGGGTGCTGGCGCTGGCGCTGGCGGCTGGCGCGCGCGCGGCCGAGCCGGGCGAGTTCACCATGCGCGCATTCGTGCATGGCCGGATCGACCTGGCCCAGGCCGAGGCAACGCTCGATATCATTCGCGCCAAGACCGACACGGCGCTGGCGTTGGCCCAGGCCCAGCTGGGCGGCTGGCTCTCGGGCGAGCTGCGGCGCGTCCGTACGTTGCTGCTGGGGCCGCTGGCCTACTGGACGGCGCTGGTCGACTTTCCCGAGGACGAGGTCGAGCCGCAGCCGCTCGAGCAGCCGCTGGCCGCCGCGCTGGCCGATCTCGAGCGGCTGCTGGCCGGCGCCGAACAGGGCATCGTCTACCGCCAGGGCGCGCGCGTGGTGCTGGTTGGCCGCCCCAACGCCGGCAAGTCGAGCCTGCTGAACGCGCTGCTGCGCACCGACCGCGCGATCGTCACGCCCATCCCCGGCACCACCCGCGATACGCTCGAAGAGATCGCCAACCTGCACGGCATCCCGCTGGTGCTGATCGACACGGCCGGCATCACCGCGAGCAGCGACCCGGTTGAGCAGCTGGGCGTGGCGCGCAGCCGGGCCGCGCTGGCCGCCGCCGACCTGGCGCTGCTGGTGATCGACGCCAGCGCGCCGGCAACGCCCGAAGATGCCGAGATCGCCGCGCTGGTAGCCGCCAAGCCGACCATCCTGGTACTGAATAAGATCGACCTGCTGGCAGACGACCCGGAAACACACAGGCCCGGCCAGCAGCAGCATGGCCAGGCGGCGCACGCGGGGCTACCCGCCCACGCGCAGCTGGCCGCGACGATCGCCACCTCGGCCGTCAGCGGCGCCGGGCTCGACGCGCTGGCCCAGGCGGTGGCCGCCGCGCTGCTGGGCGGTGCGCCGCTCTCGGGCGAGCGGCTGGTCAGCAACCCGCGCCACCGCGACGCGCTGGCCCGCGCCGCCGGCCACGTGCGCGACGGCCTGGCCGGCTATCGCAGCGGCGTGCCGGCCGACCTGCTGACGGTCGACCTGACCGCCGCGCTGGCGGCGATCGGCGAGATCACCGGCGACGGCATCCACGACGACCTGCTGGCGACGATCTTTAGTACATTCTGCATCGGCAAGTGA
- a CDS encoding cystathionine gamma-synthase family protein, which produces MADRKPEALLDGRPLRPESLMMGYGYEPGRSEGAIKCPIFQTSTFVFQSAEEGKAFFELAYGLRKQGPLEHMGLIYSRLNNPDLEILEDRLTLWDNAEACAVFGSGMAAISTTLLRFLSPGDVVLHSEPVYGGTDYLLKHILPRFGIQAVGFPAQAGLGAAEQLLRDQALAERVGMIYLETPANPTNALVDIAGCAELARRAGKPGRPALLAVDNTFLGPLWQHPLQHGADLVLYSATKYIGGHSDVIAGVCLGSAALIAQVKELRTIFGTMAGAHTGWLLMRSLETLKLRMTSQMKNARYVADYLAEHPKVERVYYLGHLREGDPGYGVYRRQCLAPGSMISFDLVGGEAQAFRFLNALRLVKLAVSLGGTESLAEHPASMTHSDVDPAERLALGITDKMVRLSVGVEHPEDLIADLAQALAVV; this is translated from the coding sequence ATGGCAGATCGTAAGCCCGAGGCATTACTCGACGGACGGCCGCTGCGCCCCGAGAGCCTGATGATGGGCTATGGCTACGAGCCTGGGCGATCCGAGGGCGCGATCAAGTGCCCGATCTTTCAAACGTCGACCTTCGTATTTCAGAGCGCCGAGGAGGGCAAGGCGTTCTTCGAACTAGCCTACGGGCTGCGCAAGCAAGGCCCACTCGAGCATATGGGCCTGATCTACAGCCGGCTGAACAACCCCGACCTCGAGATCCTCGAAGATCGCCTGACATTGTGGGATAACGCCGAGGCCTGCGCGGTGTTCGGCAGTGGCATGGCCGCGATCAGCACAACCCTGCTGCGCTTCCTCAGCCCCGGCGACGTGGTGCTGCACAGCGAGCCAGTGTATGGCGGCACCGACTACTTGCTCAAGCACATTCTGCCGCGCTTCGGCATCCAGGCGGTCGGCTTCCCGGCTCAGGCTGGCCTGGGCGCGGCCGAGCAGCTCCTGCGCGACCAGGCGCTGGCCGAGCGGGTCGGCATGATCTACCTCGAGACGCCGGCCAACCCGACCAACGCGCTGGTTGATATCGCCGGCTGTGCCGAGCTGGCCCGGCGTGCCGGCAAGCCCGGCCGCCCGGCGCTGCTCGCGGTCGACAACACCTTTCTCGGCCCGCTCTGGCAGCACCCGCTGCAGCACGGCGCCGACCTGGTGCTGTACTCGGCCACCAAGTATATTGGCGGGCACAGCGATGTGATCGCCGGCGTGTGCCTGGGCTCGGCCGCGCTGATCGCGCAGGTGAAAGAGCTGCGCACGATCTTCGGCACTATGGCCGGCGCACACACCGGCTGGCTGCTGATGCGCAGCCTCGAGACACTCAAGCTGCGTATGACCAGCCAGATGAAAAACGCGCGCTACGTGGCCGACTACCTGGCCGAGCACCCTAAGGTCGAGCGGGTGTATTACCTGGGCCACCTGCGCGAGGGCGACCCCGGCTATGGCGTGTATCGCAGGCAGTGCCTGGCGCCCGGCTCGATGATCTCGTTCGACCTGGTGGGCGGCGAGGCGCAGGCGTTTCGCTTCCTCAATGCGCTGCGGCTGGTCAAGCTGGCCGTCAGCCTGGGTGGCACCGAGTCGCTGGCCGAGCACCCCGCAAGCATGACTCACTCGGATGTCGACCCGGCCGAGCGGCTGGCGCTGGGGATCACCGATAAGATGGTGCGCCTGTCGGTGGGCGTCGAGCATCCCGAGGATCTGATCGCCGACCTGGCGCAGGCACTGGCGGTGGTGTAG
- a CDS encoding PQQ-dependent sugar dehydrogenase — protein MFVAFVLPALIALVACGADTAEAPPPVAPAATAAPTPTAEVLPSATAQPAAEASPARSPTPGAAGVALELVTDDLQRPVFATHAGDDSGRLFVVEQGGTIAIVRGGQRVAQPFLDITALVDSSGSEQGLLGLAFDPRYRENGRFFVYYTAQNGDNTLARYQVSRAPDAADPASATILFAQKDPAPNHNGGMLAFGPDGYLYVGLGDGGSAGDPWGNGQNRATLLGKILRLDVDRGAPYAIPADNPWPDGSDARAEVWAYGLRNPWRFSFDRATGDLYIADVGQNQYEEIDMQPAGARGGLNYGWNTREGMHCFGSDTCPADGMVDPVAEYTHDEGCSVTGGYVYRGAALPQLAGAYIYGDYCSGTIWALRRDAAGAWQSSRLLASNASISSFGEDQAGELYLTDLGSHGLYRFVGAK, from the coding sequence ATCTTCGTTGCATTCGTGCTGCCCGCGCTGATTGCGCTGGTGGCCTGCGGCGCCGATACGGCCGAGGCGCCGCCCCCGGTCGCGCCGGCTGCCACCGCCGCGCCAACCCCAACCGCTGAAGTGCTGCCATCGGCCACGGCTCAGCCGGCGGCTGAAGCATCACCGGCACGATCACCAACGCCTGGCGCGGCCGGCGTGGCGCTTGAGCTGGTGACCGACGACCTGCAGCGGCCGGTGTTCGCCACCCACGCGGGCGACGACAGCGGGCGGCTGTTTGTGGTCGAGCAGGGCGGCACGATCGCGATCGTGCGCGGCGGCCAGCGCGTCGCGCAGCCATTCCTCGACATCACGGCGCTGGTCGATTCGAGCGGCAGCGAGCAAGGCCTGCTCGGGCTGGCGTTCGACCCGCGCTACCGCGAGAATGGGCGCTTCTTTGTGTACTACACTGCCCAGAACGGCGACAACACCCTGGCACGCTACCAGGTGTCGCGCGCGCCCGACGCCGCCGATCCCGCCAGTGCCACGATCCTGTTCGCGCAGAAAGACCCCGCGCCGAACCATAATGGCGGTATGCTGGCGTTTGGCCCCGATGGCTATTTGTACGTTGGGCTGGGCGACGGCGGCAGTGCCGGTGATCCATGGGGCAATGGCCAGAATCGCGCCACACTGCTGGGCAAGATCCTGCGACTGGATGTCGATCGCGGCGCGCCGTATGCCATTCCGGCCGACAACCCCTGGCCCGATGGTAGCGACGCGCGCGCGGAGGTGTGGGCCTACGGCCTGCGCAACCCGTGGCGCTTCTCGTTCGACCGTGCCACCGGCGATTTGTATATCGCCGATGTGGGCCAGAACCAGTACGAGGAGATCGACATGCAGCCGGCTGGTGCGCGCGGTGGCCTGAACTACGGCTGGAACACGCGCGAGGGCATGCACTGCTTCGGCAGTGACACATGCCCGGCCGACGGCATGGTCGACCCGGTGGCCGAATATACTCACGACGAAGGCTGCTCGGTGACCGGCGGGTATGTGTATCGTGGTGCGGCGCTGCCGCAGCTGGCCGGCGCATACATCTACGGCGACTACTGTAGCGGCACGATCTGGGCGCTGCGGCGCGACGCTGCCGGCGCGTGGCAGTCGAGCCGGCTGCTCGCCAGCAACGCCAGCATTAGCTCCTTCGGCGAGGATCAGGCCGGCGAGCTATACCTGACCGACCTGGGTAGCCATGGGCTATACCGCTTCGTAGGGGCGAAATGA
- a CDS encoding glycosyltransferase family 4 protein has translation MRIAFIDSWLQTIAEGSGTAAGIGGLRQALIAQGHQVSRLAPPGVRPANLTARRLLFNLYLPALLQTVRYDLVIGFDIDGWRYARARRATPYLASIKGVIAEEMQHERGQVRALFELLARLEGYNARGADAVLTTSDYCRRAIERHYRLRPAQVRLVPEGIDLARWRMLTQTVPHTGDGATILCVARQYPRKHVADLLRALVIVRRALPRAHAIIAGDGPEHMPLRALAQGLGLGAAVRFTGALPDDQLARLYRQADLFCLPSVQEGFGIVLLEAMACGLPVVATSAAAIPEVVPQRQAGTLVPPGDQAALAQALIELLQQADLRAAYGQFGQAHVAQFDWNQVAQRFLAQVAPFVAG, from the coding sequence ATGCGCATCGCATTTATCGACTCGTGGCTCCAGACGATCGCCGAGGGCAGTGGCACAGCCGCCGGCATCGGCGGGCTACGCCAGGCCCTGATCGCGCAGGGCCACCAGGTATCGCGGCTGGCCCCACCCGGCGTGCGGCCGGCCAACCTGACGGCGCGGCGGCTGCTGTTCAACCTGTACCTGCCGGCGCTGCTACAGACAGTACGCTACGATCTGGTGATCGGTTTCGACATCGACGGCTGGCGCTACGCGCGCGCGCGCCGGGCCACGCCCTACCTGGCCAGCATCAAAGGCGTGATCGCCGAGGAGATGCAGCACGAGCGCGGCCAGGTGCGCGCGCTGTTCGAGCTGCTCGCGCGCCTGGAGGGCTATAACGCGCGCGGTGCCGACGCAGTGCTGACCACCAGCGACTACTGCCGGCGCGCGATCGAACGGCACTACCGCCTGCGGCCGGCCCAGGTGCGGCTGGTGCCCGAGGGCATCGACCTGGCGCGCTGGCGCATGCTGACGCAAACGGTGCCGCACACCGGCGACGGCGCGACCATCCTGTGCGTGGCGCGCCAGTACCCGCGCAAGCACGTGGCCGACCTGCTGCGCGCGCTGGTGATCGTGCGGCGGGCGCTGCCGCGAGCACACGCGATCATCGCCGGCGATGGCCCCGAGCACATGCCGCTGCGCGCGCTGGCGCAGGGGCTGGGCCTGGGCGCGGCCGTGCGCTTCACCGGCGCGCTGCCCGACGACCAGCTGGCGCGGTTGTACCGCCAGGCCGACCTGTTCTGCCTGCCGAGTGTGCAGGAAGGCTTTGGGATCGTGCTGCTCGAGGCCATGGCCTGCGGGCTGCCGGTGGTAGCCACCAGCGCTGCGGCGATCCCCGAGGTGGTGCCGCAGCGCCAGGCCGGCACGCTCGTGCCGCCGGGCGACCAGGCCGCGCTGGCGCAGGCGCTGATCGAGCTGCTGCAGCAGGCCGATCTACGCGCAGCCTACGGCCAGTTCGGCCAGGCCCATGTTGCGCAGTTCGATTGGAATCAGGTCGCACAGCGCTTCCTCGCGCAGGTCGCGCCGTTCGTGGCTGGCTAG
- a CDS encoding Crp/Fnr family transcriptional regulator — protein MAVFPDPRILAEIPLFRDLAPEQLARLNELLRRKTFPAGTNLVSAEEPGEVVYIIIEGTVKIYVTQADGNDVIIAFGGPGDIEGEMSLLDSTIRSANIVTQEQTTVLWLDRLNFQESLRTMPVIMFNLLRIISDRLRLANERIQALCALDVYGRVARQLLAFGHQYGKSTPKGEIVIPIRLTQTDIASLVGATRERVNQVMATFKQRAYISVDRNYRITIHNVAALERQYQ, from the coding sequence ATGGCCGTGTTTCCCGACCCGCGTATACTGGCTGAGATCCCCCTGTTTCGCGACCTGGCGCCCGAGCAGCTGGCGCGGCTGAACGAGCTGCTGCGCCGCAAGACCTTCCCGGCCGGCACCAACCTGGTGAGCGCCGAGGAGCCGGGCGAAGTAGTCTATATCATCATCGAAGGCACCGTCAAAATCTACGTAACCCAGGCCGACGGCAATGATGTGATCATCGCCTTTGGCGGGCCGGGCGATATCGAGGGCGAGATGAGCCTGCTCGACAGCACCATCCGCTCGGCCAATATCGTCACCCAGGAGCAGACCACCGTGCTGTGGCTCGATCGGCTCAACTTCCAGGAGAGCCTGCGCACCATGCCGGTGATCATGTTTAACCTGCTGCGGATCATCTCCGACCGGCTGCGGCTGGCCAACGAGCGCATCCAGGCGCTATGCGCGCTCGACGTATACGGGCGGGTCGCGCGCCAGCTGCTGGCGTTTGGCCACCAGTATGGCAAGAGCACCCCCAAAGGCGAGATCGTCATTCCCATCCGGCTGACCCAGACCGACATCGCCAGCCTGGTCGGTGCGACGCGCGAGCGGGTGAATCAGGTTATGGCCACCTTCAAGCAGCGCGCGTACATCTCGGTCGATCGCAACTACCGCATTACCATCCACAATGTGGCCGCGCTCGAGCGCCAGTACCAGTAG
- a CDS encoding ABC transporter substrate-binding protein, whose product MSTQIVTRRRFLKITTAAGFSALVAACGAPSAATPTSAPAAAPTAAAAAAPTAAAMAPLPAAPAAGPIDLKAIGGLDALVEAAKKEGELSTIALPNDWANYGEVKKAFLAKYPFLKHNDLNPDASSAQEIEAIKANAGNTGPQNPDVVDVAFVFGDSSKKEGLFQPYKVATWDSIPASLKDPDGHWYADYYGVMAFEVNTAVVKNVPQDWADLLKPEYKGQIALAGDPTGSGQAINAVWAAALGNGGSLDDAAPGLAFFKKLNDAGNLLPVIAKPATIAKGETPIALRWDYNALANRDQSAGNPEIAVIIPKSGSLAGVYIQAISAYSPRPHAARLWMEFLYSDEGQLLWLKGYASPARFDDLKARNAIPADLLAKLPKTDVKVGIPNAAQIDTANNAIKTGWPTVVGATVK is encoded by the coding sequence ATGTCCACCCAAATCGTGACGCGGCGCAGATTCCTCAAGATCACCACGGCAGCCGGCTTTAGCGCGCTGGTAGCGGCATGTGGCGCCCCGAGCGCCGCAACCCCCACCAGCGCACCGGCAGCCGCGCCGACTGCGGCAGCCGCTGCGGCGCCGACCGCCGCAGCGATGGCTCCGCTACCGGCCGCGCCGGCCGCCGGCCCGATCGATCTGAAGGCGATCGGCGGTCTCGATGCGCTGGTCGAGGCCGCCAAGAAAGAGGGCGAGCTCTCGACGATCGCGCTGCCGAACGACTGGGCCAACTACGGCGAGGTCAAGAAGGCCTTCCTGGCGAAATACCCGTTCCTCAAGCACAACGACCTCAACCCCGACGCCAGCTCGGCCCAGGAGATCGAGGCGATCAAGGCCAACGCCGGCAACACCGGCCCGCAGAACCCCGACGTGGTCGATGTGGCGTTTGTGTTCGGCGACTCCTCGAAGAAGGAGGGCCTGTTCCAGCCGTACAAGGTTGCGACCTGGGATAGCATTCCGGCCAGCTTGAAGGACCCCGACGGGCACTGGTATGCCGACTACTACGGCGTGATGGCCTTCGAGGTCAATACGGCCGTGGTGAAGAATGTGCCGCAAGACTGGGCCGACCTGCTGAAGCCCGAGTACAAGGGCCAGATCGCGCTGGCCGGCGACCCGACCGGCTCGGGCCAGGCGATCAACGCGGTGTGGGCGGCCGCGCTCGGCAACGGCGGCTCGCTCGACGACGCGGCGCCCGGCCTGGCGTTCTTCAAGAAACTCAACGACGCCGGCAATCTGCTGCCGGTGATCGCCAAGCCAGCCACGATCGCCAAGGGCGAGACGCCGATCGCGCTGCGCTGGGACTACAACGCGCTTGCGAACCGCGACCAGAGCGCCGGCAACCCCGAGATCGCCGTGATCATCCCCAAGAGTGGCTCGCTGGCCGGCGTGTACATCCAGGCGATCAGCGCCTACTCGCCCCGCCCGCATGCCGCCCGCCTGTGGATGGAGTTCCTGTACTCCGACGAAGGCCAGCTGCTGTGGCTCAAGGGCTATGCCTCGCCGGCACGCTTCGACGATCTCAAGGCGCGCAACGCGATCCCAGCCGATCTGCTGGCCAAGCTGCCCAAGACCGATGTGAAAGTCGGCATCCCGAACGCGGCGCAGATCGATACGGCCAATAACGCGATCAAGACCGGCTGGCCCACCGTCGTCGGCGCGACGGTTAAGTAG
- a CDS encoding sigma-70 family RNA polymerase sigma factor, whose product MYAAQTNHNAAARSTPAHPARARMAHEAEAGFEIFRRAILQRDEEAWLEISLRYRPMFISWALQVNTRSTDEQCDDIADRAFARAWAALSPERFVQFPNLSALLGYLRACVSATAIDAARSATARERAYQRIEPIACTTTEEEVIDKLARGDLWRTAIAAAHTEQERVVLIESFQLELPPRTILARHPGLFTDINAVYMAKRHALSHLQRCADLRRFVEEA is encoded by the coding sequence ATGTACGCAGCGCAGACCAACCACAACGCCGCAGCACGCAGCACCCCCGCGCACCCGGCGCGCGCGCGCATGGCGCACGAGGCCGAGGCCGGCTTCGAGATCTTCCGGCGCGCGATCCTGCAGCGCGACGAAGAGGCCTGGCTCGAGATCAGCCTGCGCTACCGGCCCATGTTTATCTCCTGGGCGCTCCAGGTCAACACGCGCAGCACCGACGAGCAGTGCGACGACATCGCCGACCGCGCGTTCGCACGGGCCTGGGCCGCGCTCTCGCCCGAGCGCTTCGTGCAGTTCCCGAACCTGTCGGCGCTGCTGGGCTACCTGCGCGCCTGCGTCTCGGCCACCGCGATCGACGCAGCCCGCTCGGCCACCGCCCGCGAGCGCGCCTACCAGCGCATCGAGCCGATCGCCTGCACCACGACTGAGGAAGAGGTGATCGACAAGCTGGCGCGTGGCGACCTGTGGCGCACCGCGATTGCGGCGGCGCACACCGAGCAAGAGCGGGTGGTGTTGATCGAGAGCTTCCAGCTCGAGCTGCCGCCGCGTACGATTCTAGCCCGCCACCCCGGCCTGTTCACCGACATCAACGCCGTGTACATGGCCAAGCGCCACGCGCTCAGCCACCTGCAGCGCTGCGCCGACCTGCGGCGCTTCGTGGAAGAGGCATAA